One genomic segment of Chitinophagales bacterium includes these proteins:
- the sppA gene encoding signal peptide peptidase SppA has product MKQFLKFTLATIVGIFLFTIISVFVLAGIAAAAGGKKQIEVPANSVLKLDLNYSIPEQTTDNPFQDIDFSSFKPKSALGLLDVLKTIELAKNDKNIAGIYLPMGINTNGFATLESIRNQLIDFKKSGKFVYAYGVVTSQKSYYLASVADKVFLDKNGYLELRGMGTQITYFKNAFDKAGIEVQEFHVGSFKSAIEPFIRTNMSEPNREQLTMILGDLQNHFVKGITEQRKISAENFQNMLDSLKATNAEECKALGLIDEALYYDQLLNHLKDKTGVKAAKDVELVELNKYAGKLDKEDKSESANKIAVVVLEGNIVDGEGQEDEIGGDRVAKLLRKLREDEKVKSIVMRVNSPGGSAVASDLIWREVTLAKEHKPVVVSFGNVAASGGYYISCAADRIFVQPNTITGSIGVFGLIPNFKKLMNEKIGVTTDEVALSKHANFGGGLKPLDAFESTVIQKEVEHVYTTFRQRVADGRKTDTAAIEKIAQGRVWTGTQAIERNLADEIGNLDNAIAFAAKKASLKDYKVKVYPEEKSFAEKISESFGEMKTSWVKEALGEQYEIFNAINRLKKTSGVQCRMPLETESL; this is encoded by the coding sequence ATGAAACAGTTCTTAAAATTCACACTTGCCACCATTGTAGGCATTTTCCTATTCACCATTATTTCGGTTTTTGTATTAGCAGGCATTGCAGCAGCAGCCGGAGGAAAAAAACAAATTGAAGTACCCGCCAACTCTGTACTAAAACTCGATTTAAATTACAGCATACCTGAGCAAACTACCGACAATCCTTTTCAAGATATAGACTTTAGCAGCTTTAAACCCAAATCTGCACTCGGCTTATTGGATGTGCTTAAAACCATAGAGCTTGCCAAAAACGATAAAAACATTGCAGGAATATATTTGCCAATGGGCATAAATACCAATGGCTTTGCTACTCTAGAATCTATTAGAAACCAATTGATAGACTTTAAAAAATCGGGCAAATTTGTATATGCCTACGGAGTGGTTACATCACAAAAAAGCTACTACTTGGCAAGTGTTGCCGATAAAGTTTTTTTAGATAAAAACGGCTATTTGGAACTGCGCGGTATGGGTACGCAAATCACTTATTTCAAGAATGCTTTCGATAAAGCCGGCATAGAAGTGCAAGAGTTTCATGTAGGAAGTTTTAAAAGTGCTATAGAGCCATTTATTAGAACAAACATGAGTGAACCTAACCGCGAACAACTCACCATGATTTTAGGCGATTTGCAAAACCATTTTGTAAAAGGAATTACCGAACAACGCAAAATTTCTGCCGAAAATTTTCAAAATATGTTAGATAGTCTAAAAGCCACCAATGCCGAAGAATGTAAAGCTCTAGGCTTAATAGACGAAGCATTGTATTACGACCAATTGCTAAACCATCTAAAAGATAAAACCGGAGTAAAAGCCGCCAAGGACGTAGAACTAGTAGAGTTAAACAAGTATGCAGGCAAATTAGATAAAGAAGATAAAAGCGAATCTGCCAATAAAATTGCAGTAGTAGTGCTCGAAGGAAATATTGTTGATGGCGAAGGACAAGAAGATGAAATTGGAGGCGACCGTGTAGCAAAATTATTGCGTAAACTGCGTGAAGACGAAAAAGTAAAATCTATTGTAATGCGCGTAAATTCTCCCGGAGGCAGTGCCGTTGCCAGCGACCTTATTTGGCGCGAAGTTACATTGGCAAAAGAACATAAACCCGTTGTGGTTTCATTTGGCAATGTTGCAGCATCTGGCGGCTACTATATTTCTTGTGCTGCCGATAGAATTTTTGTACAGCCCAATACCATTACAGGCTCTATTGGTGTATTTGGTTTAATTCCAAACTTTAAAAAATTGATGAACGAAAAAATTGGTGTTACCACCGATGAAGTTGCACTTTCTAAACACGCCAATTTTGGAGGCGGCCTAAAACCTTTAGATGCCTTTGAAAGCACCGTGATACAAAAAGAAGTAGAGCATGTTTACACCACCTTCCGCCAAAGAGTTGCCGATGGTAGAAAAACCGATACCGCTGCCATCGAAAAAATTGCCCAAGGCAGGGTATGGACAGGCACACAAGCTATCGAAAGAAATTTGGCAGACGAAATTGGAAACTTAGATAACGCCATTGCCTTTGCAGCTAAAAAAGCCAGTTTAAAAGACTATAAAGTGAAGGTTTATCCCGAAGAAAAATCGTTTGCCGAAAAAATATCTGAAAGCTTTGGCGAAATGAAGACAAGCTGGGTAAAAGAAGCTTTAGGCGAACAATACGAAATTTTCAATGCCATCAACCGCCTGAAAAAAACCAGCGGTGTGCAATGCAGAATGCCACTCGAAACAGAATCGTTGTAA
- a CDS encoding RsmB/NOP family class I SAM-dependent RNA methyltransferase — MKLHRNLVHAVAQAITQITEEANHAETVVENLLASNKKWGARDRHFIAENIYEIIRHQLLLRHCANSSNPFHLLAARYTLQGLEIPDWAEFKDFTFSPPGADLPYKITYSIPDWLNEFGIDQLGEKNWQQEMQAMHTTAKTCLRINTLKATAANASKQLEAEGIAFTASDNFLILNDKRNIQNTIAYKSGWVEIQDGNSQKIAPLLQVKPKEIVIDACAGAGGKTLQLAAEMKNEGHIFALDVFEKKLQELNRRAQRAGAKNISTLVANQATLNQLKNKADKLLLDVPCSGSGVFRRKPDSKFKLSPQRMQELQNLQWQILSTYHTMLKSGGTMLYATCSIFPSENNFQVQRFLNEYGTQFCLEKEYFLSPAETGLDGFYAAVFTKK; from the coding sequence ATGAAACTTCACCGCAACCTCGTACATGCTGTTGCACAAGCAATTACACAAATTACAGAAGAAGCAAACCATGCCGAAACAGTAGTAGAAAATTTGCTGGCATCTAACAAAAAATGGGGCGCCCGCGACCGCCATTTTATAGCAGAAAATATATATGAAATTATTCGCCATCAGCTATTACTCCGGCACTGTGCCAATAGCAGCAATCCTTTTCATTTACTGGCTGCACGCTATACACTGCAAGGACTAGAAATACCCGATTGGGCCGAGTTTAAGGATTTTACTTTTAGCCCCCCCGGTGCCGATTTGCCATATAAGATAACCTACTCTATTCCCGATTGGTTAAATGAGTTTGGTATAGACCAATTAGGCGAAAAAAACTGGCAGCAAGAAATGCAAGCCATGCACACAACCGCCAAAACCTGCTTGCGTATAAATACGTTAAAAGCTACCGCAGCCAACGCATCTAAACAGCTCGAAGCAGAAGGAATTGCGTTTACTGCCTCCGATAATTTTTTGATACTCAACGATAAAAGGAATATCCAAAACACCATTGCTTACAAAAGCGGATGGGTAGAAATACAAGACGGCAACTCACAAAAAATTGCACCGCTGCTGCAAGTAAAACCTAAAGAAATTGTAATAGATGCATGTGCAGGAGCAGGTGGAAAAACACTCCAACTGGCTGCCGAAATGAAAAACGAAGGACACATCTTTGCACTTGATGTTTTCGAGAAAAAGCTGCAAGAACTTAACCGAAGGGCACAGCGTGCAGGAGCAAAAAACATCAGTACTTTAGTTGCCAACCAAGCCACCTTAAACCAACTTAAAAATAAAGCCGACAAACTACTGTTAGATGTGCCGTGCAGCGGATCAGGAGTGTTTCGCAGAAAACCCGACAGCAAGTTTAAGCTATCGCCTCAGCGCATGCAGGAATTGCAAAATCTGCAATGGCAAATTCTTTCTACATACCACACCATGCTAAAATCGGGAGGCACCATGCTGTATGCTACTTGCAGTATTTTCCCTAGCGAAAACAACTTTCAAGTCCAACGATTTTTGAACGAATACGGCACACAATTTTGCTTAGAAAAGGAATACTTCCTTTCTCCGGCAGAAACCGGATTAGATGGTTTTTACGCAGCCGTGTTTACCAAAAAATAA